One Rhea pennata isolate bPtePen1 chromosome 3, bPtePen1.pri, whole genome shotgun sequence DNA segment encodes these proteins:
- the LOC134138889 gene encoding LOW QUALITY PROTEIN: T-cell activation Rho GTPase-activating protein-like (The sequence of the model RefSeq protein was modified relative to this genomic sequence to represent the inferred CDS: deleted 2 bases in 1 codon) translates to MGQGMCCGAWGAPAPGTQAGPGTPARGAPGARLGLWGTAASRSPAPLGAFVSSSSPELLLRQRVQVTRHQRTRHRHLLLFPHAIAIATFKCGSILRLRHRVLLSQLWVLCRDEAVAAASPEHDEEVFGLKTSQTLILVWTTGLCVVTFGQSQGAPGARVTRLPSLRLLTKVVGFYGPEASLTARTVEALILAEAAAKQCPRADPSAVEEALCCSAADGAKGGRKVAISWPLAWRGTSATGDCPGQLGSGPQLSLFGQPLALICGPGDALPQPVQELLDLLYERGPATEGIFRKAANEKARRELREELDRGTQVDLSSKPVHLLAVVLKDFLRNIPCKLLVADLYDNWLLALEKSSLQEKIAGLREVAGLLPPANRLLLRRLLSVLHHISESAESNRMDASNLAICVGPNMLSRDMDTTLPLAVQKESNDKVTLLVELLIHNCAAVFGDDVASTEESREHTGSSTEDICAAQQNSAACNSPEPAAEGSPVNCHQEQQPKAASALGSSTYPTCLSAPPLTNQKKEVSNMPRSFSEADLSCQSSSLEGRRWDPEAAKREEPFPSQETKCSVEKGALETTPCHPAGTLVKWHSLPTISSGCSLQLLFSSDGSVFTTSSLVSLPSPPPPKKKIFPMNAQAFPIKPKEDSCPPGTHIRKRCRAFSCAKHSKALKKVPHSGDLEESQQRHLQGICSGTEFLP, encoded by the exons ATGGGGCAGGGGATGTGCTGCGGTGCCTGGggcgctcccgctcccggcACGCAGGCAGGGCCCGGGACCCCCGCCCGTGGGGCTCCTGGCGCCCGCCTCGGGCTCTGGGGCACGGCGGCCTCCCGGtccccggcgccgctcggcgccTTCGTGTCCTCCAGCAGCCCCGAGCTGCTGCTCCGCCAGCGCGTGCAGGTGACCCGGCACCAGCGCACGCGCCACCGGCACCTCCTGCTGTTCCCGCACGCCATCGCCATCGCCACCTTCAA ATGCGGCTCCATCCTCCGGCTGAGGCACCGGGTGCTGCTCAGCCAGCTGTGGGTGCTGTGCCGCGACgaggcggtggcggcggccaGCCCAGAGCACGACGAGGAGGTCTTTGGCCTTAAGACCAGCCAGACCCTCATCCTCGTCTGGACCACCGGCCTCTGCGTGGTCACCTTTGG GCAGAGCCAAGGAGCCCCGGGAGCCAGGGTCACCCGCCTGCCCTCCCTGCGGCTCCTCACCAAGGTGGTCGGCTTCTACGGCCCC GAGGCGTCGCTGACGGCCAGGACCGTGGAGGCGCTCATTTTGGCAGAG GCTGCAGCCAAGCAGTGCCCCCGGGCGGACCCTTCAGCCGTCGAAGAGGCACTTTGCTGCTCGGCTG CAGACGGAGCCAAGGGAGGGCGGAAGGTGGCGATCTCATGGCCCCTGGCTTGGAGAGGAACCTCTGCCACCGGGGACTGCCCAGGGCAGCTAGGCTCCGGCCCCCAGCTGTCTCTCTTTGGGCAGCCTCTGGCCCTCATCTGCGGGCCAGGTGATGCCCTGCCCCAGCCAGTCCAG GAGCTCCTGGACCTACTCTACGAGAGAGGCCCGGCCACCGAGGGCATTTTCCGGAAGGCGGCCAACGAGAAGGCACGCAGGGAGTTGAGGGAAGAGCTGGACAGAGGCACGCAGGTTGATCTGTCAAGCAAACCcgtgcacctgctggcagtggtgCTGAAG GACTTCCTGAGGAACATCCCCTGCAAACTCCTCGTGGCCGACCTCTATGACAACTGGCTGCTAGCGCTGGAGAAATCCAGCCTGCAGGAGAAAATTGCAGGCCTGAGAGA GGTGGCTggcctgctgcctccagcaaaCCGCCTCTTGCTCCGGCGCTTGCTCTCTGTGCTCCACCACATCAGTGAAAGTGCAGAGAGCAACCGGATGGATGCCAGCAACCTGGCGATCTGCGTGGGGCCAAACATGCTCAGCCGCGACATGGACACCACGCTCCCACTGGCCGTGCAGAAGGAGAGCAACGACAAG GTGACGCTCTTGGTGGAGCTCCTCATCCACAACTGCGCAGCAGTATTTGGGGATGACGTTGCCTCGACCGAGGAGTCACGGGAGCACACAGGCAGCTCCACAG AAGACATCT gtgctgctcagcagAACAGTGCTGCCTGCAACAGCCCCGAGCCTGCAGCTGAAGGCAGCCCTGTGAACTGccaccaggagcagcagcccaaAGCAGCAAGTGCTTTGGGGAGCAGCACCTATCCCACCTGCCTCTCTGCCCCTCCGCTGACTAATCAGAAGAAGGAGGTCAGCAACATGCCCAGGAGCTTCTCAGAGGCAGACCTGtcctgccagagcagcagcctggaagGCAGGAGATGGGATCCGGAGGCAGCCAAAAGAGAGGAGCCTTTTCCCAGTCAGGAGACAAAGTGCAGCGTGGAGAAGGGGGCTCTGGAAACAACGCCTTGCCATCCTGCAGGCACGCTTGTCAAATGGCACTCCCTTCCCACAATATCCTCCGGCTGCTCCCTGCAa ctccttttctcctctgatgGCTCAGTCTTCACCACCTCTTCACTAGTTTCACTcccgagccccccccccccaaaaaaaaaaatctttccgATGAACGCCCAGGCTTTTCCCATCAAGCCCAAGGAGGACAGCTGCCCACCCGGCACACACATCAGGAAGCGCTGCAGGGCGTTCTCTTgtgcaaaacacagcaaagcgCTCAAAAAAGTCCCACATTCTGGAGACCTGGAAGAGTCTCAGCAGAGGCATCTCCAAGGCATCTGCTCAGGGACAGAGTTTCTGCCCTGA